In Candidatus Polarisedimenticolia bacterium, the genomic window CAGACCCACCCCGACGTCGTGATCCTGGACATCGGCATGCCCGGTCTCAACGGGCTCGACGCCGCGCGCCAGGTCCACAAAGTCTCCCCCGACAGCCGCATCCTCATCCTGACGATGCACGAATCCGAGCAGATCGTGCAGGCGGTCATCGACTCGGGAGCGATGGGTTACGTCCTCAAGTCGGACGCCGGGCGGGACCTGGTCGCCGCCATCGAG contains:
- a CDS encoding response regulator transcription factor, which translates into the protein MSPLRILIADDHEVVRKGVRAMLEAHPDWQVLGEAIDGREAVEIASQTHPDVVILDIGMPGLNGLDAARQVHKVSPDSRILILTMHESEQIVQAVIDSGAMGYVLKSDAGRDLVAAIE